From Diospyros lotus cultivar Yz01 chromosome 4, ASM1463336v1, whole genome shotgun sequence, a single genomic window includes:
- the LOC127799787 gene encoding uncharacterized protein LOC127799787, whose amino-acid sequence MHLAKQRGSVSPCRNRYEDVHGGSRRLENPRLGVSLVGISSSHADHRYSPDCENRGRPPPLDHRPSKQGTAREKQPPIGRSANQDPIARELLLRIQQLEVRHGAHSRRESHKERTQFSREIELEPFPRRFKVPSISQYNGDSDPYDHLNAFNVQMDLQTSNSLAKCRAFSATLGDIPRAWLRRLHPRSICSWEGCQNKFIDQYRSLRRQLAPTSHLAMVFLRSSESLKDYIERFRCEVNNVESPSDESILTAMSAGLRKDGKLYESIYKSPVRDLGEFYERAAKEERIFTTERNKEDFGRLNPLKTPDKFRSKSKLCAYHNEAGHTTSECWALKDAIEELIRRVRLRNYVVCPRDKQSKQPAQPSPHQALEPEPPTVRTIFTIHGGPHIVGTSNRSHEQHVREVGHLLFVGDGTQERPSKKAKMASDDISFTKNDSKDVHWPHNDALVVRARIGNMEVRRVMVDTGSLVNVMYRGCFD is encoded by the exons ATGCACCTCGCCAAACAAAGGGGTAGTGTAAGCCCTTGTAGAAATCGCTATGAAGACGTTCATGGAGGAAGTCGCCGACTTGAGAATCCGCGACTTGGGGTTTCCTTGGTCGGGATTAGCAGTAGTCACGCTGACCACCGCTACTCCCCAGATTGTGAGAATAGGGGGCGACCTCCCCCGTTGGACCACCGCCCCTCAAAGCAAGGCACTGCACGAGAAAAACAGCCCCCCATTGGGCGGTCTGCGAACCAAGACCCTATAGCACGGGAATTACTGCTAAGAATCCAGCAGCTAGAGGTGAGACATGGGGCGCACAGCCGGAGGGAAAGCCACAAAGAAAGGACCCAATTTTCTAGAGAAATCGAGCTAGAGCCTTTCCCCCGCAGGTTTAAGGTCCCTAGTATCTCTCAGTacaatggggacagcgacccttACGACCACCTGAACGCATTCAATGTCCAGATGGACCTGCAAACTTCCAATTCATTAGCAAAATGCCGAGCTTTCTCTGCCACCTTGGGAGATATACCCCGGGCGTGGCTAAGGAGGCTCCACCCCCGCAGTATTTGCAGCTGGGAGGGGTGCCAGAACAAATTCATAGACCAGTATAGGTCGCTTCGAAGGCAGCTCGCCCCAACAAGCCACCTCGCTATGGTTTTCCTCCGATCTAGCGAATCTTTGAAGGATTACATAGAAAGGTTCAGGTGTGAAGTGAATAATGTGGAGAGCCCTTCCGACGAAAGTATCCTAACCGCGATGTCCGCTGGGCTTCGTAAAGACGGGAAGCTCTACGAAAGCATTTACAAGTCCCCAGTAAGAGACCTTGGTGAGTTTTATGAGCGAGCTGCAAAGGAG GAGAGGATCTTTACCACGGAGCGTAACAAGGAAGACTTTGGAAGGCTCAACCCTCTAAAGACTCCAGATAAATTCAGAAGCAAGAGTAAATTATGTGCCTATCACAATGAGGCAGGGCACACCACCTCTGAGTGTTGGGCGTTAAAGGATGCAATCGAAGAACTGATCAGGAGGGTTCGCCTGCGTAACTATGTGGTGTGCCCAAGAGATAAACAGTCCAAACAGCCAGCCCAACCAAGCCCTCACCAAGCTCTCGAGCCGGAACCACCCACGGTGAGAACCATTTTTACTATTCATGGAGGGCCTCATATTGTAGGGACTTCTAACAGATCGCATGAACAGCACGTTCGGGAAGTTGGCCACCTTCTGTTCGTCGGGGATGGCACCCAAGAGAGACCCTCCAAGAAAGCCAAAATGGCTTCAGATGACATCTCTTTCACTAAGAATGATTCCAAAGACGTGCACTGGCCGCACAACGATGCCCTTGTGGTCCGAGCTCGGATTGGAAACATGGAGGTGCGAAGGGTCATGGTGGACACGGGAAGCTTGGTGAACGTCATGTACAGGGGGTGTTTTGACTAG